A stretch of DNA from Chrysiogenia bacterium:
ACGGCTGGCGCGGCGCGGACCTGGGCGCCTACGCGCGCTTTATCGCCCGGGTGAAGGATGAAGGGGGTGAGATTCATTCGCTGCAGGTGAACTTCCGCTCCGTTCCCGCGATTCTCTCCGAGGTCGACCGTGCCATCGGGCCGGTGATGGTGGCCGAAGAGGGGCTGCAGCCGGCATTCGAGGGTCTGCTTCCGGCCCAGGGGGTTGCCGACGAGGACCTGCCGGGCGGCCGGCGCCCCGTCGAATACTGGGTTTCGTGGGCGCAGGTCGATGAAGCGCTCGGCACCGAGGGCGGGGCAAAGACCCGCGCCGATGAGGCACGCGAGATCGAGGCGCAGATGCTGGTGCGCGACCTGCTCGATCTTCGCGAGAGCAGCGACCTGCAGTGGTGCGACGTCGCGATCCTCCAGCGTACCGGCACTCAGCACGAACCCTACCTCGATGCGTTGCGCGCGGCGGGAATCCCGTTCCTCATCGAAGGCGATCGCAACTACTACGCCCGCCGCGAGATCATCGATGCAACGGCGCTCATCAGCGTGGTGATGGATCCCACCGATCACGTCTCGCTGCTTGCGTGGCTGCGCTCCTCCATCGTCGGGCTTCCCGACGCCGCGCTGCTGCCGCTCTGGAAGCACCAGTTCCCAAAGCTCGTGACGGCGCTCACTGAAGCCGCAGATGAAGAATTGGATGCATGCATCAGTGCGGCGAAGGCGGCGCTTGATGCCGATGTGCCGGGGCTTGCCGCGCTGCCGGACTGGGACGTAGCGCTCAGGGATGCAGTGCGCGTGCTGCGTGTGCTTCGAAACTCATGGAAAAGCGATGAAGCCGACCGTTTCGTCGACAAGCTGCGCGCGCTGACCTTGTTGGAAGAAACCGAGGCCGCGCGCTTTCAGGGGGCCCATCGCCTGGCCAACCTCGAACGCTTCTTCTCGCGTCTTCGCAGCAACCTGAGCGATCCCGCGCTGGATCCGGTGATCGCCGTGCGCGCGCTGCGGCGGGCCATTGAGGAGCGACCCAAAGAGGAAGAAGCCCAGCCCGGTGATGAGACGCTCGATGCCATCCGCATCCTCACCGTGCACAAGGCCAAGGGGCTGACCTTCGATCATGTCTACGTGATGGGCCTGCACGGCGCGTTTGGCGGGCGCGGCGCCGATGAAGGGCCTGCGTGCGACGCCGGGAAAGTGGACGGGCGGTGGGAGCTGCGACTGCTTGGCGTGCCCAGCCTGGGTTACGACGCCCTGCAGGGACGTCGCGCCGAGGTCTCGCGCGCCGAGGAAGTGCGCAATCTCTACGTTGCGATGACGCGGCCGCGGGTGCGGCTGGTGATGGCCGGGCGCTGGCCCGAAGCGGTGGAGGAAGTCCCCGCCGCAAAAGCAAAGTCGCGAATGGACCTGCTTGCCGCGCGCCAGGTTGCGCTTCCGGATCTGGCGGGGCTTTTTGCCGCGGCGGCGAAGGAGGACGCCGAGGCGTTCGACGAAGCCGGCGCCCGCTGGGTGATGCCTGCGCCGCGCGAGGAAACGCGGCGACTCAAGGAAAGCGCCGGCACTGTCGCCGGCGAGGCCGTCGCACGTGAAGAGCAGGCACTCATCGAGAAGGCGCGCGCCGAGGCGCGCGAAGAAATGGCGCGGCCGTTTACGGGCACAGCCTCGGGCCGGGCCAAAACTGAAAAACCCAGCGAAGAGCGAGCCGCTCAGGAAGACGAAGGGGAGGCCGCGCAGGCCCCGCTTGCGCCCGCCCTGCCGAGCATCATTGGCAAGGCCGTCCACCAGGCGATGGAGTGTTTCGATATCAGCGCGGATCCGGATACCGAGCATGCACGTCAGCGCGACCTGCTCGAAGACTATGTCGCCGATGCCGGGAGCGAGTCGCTCCGCGCGCCGGCCCTCAACGAAGCGCAGAAGATCTGGGACGGGCTCAAGGGCGCGGCGCTGCTGGAGAAACTTCG
This window harbors:
- a CDS encoding PD-(D/E)XK nuclease family protein, coding for GWRGADLGAYARFIARVKDEGGEIHSLQVNFRSVPAILSEVDRAIGPVMVAEEGLQPAFEGLLPAQGVADEDLPGGRRPVEYWVSWAQVDEALGTEGGAKTRADEAREIEAQMLVRDLLDLRESSDLQWCDVAILQRTGTQHEPYLDALRAAGIPFLIEGDRNYYARREIIDATALISVVMDPTDHVSLLAWLRSSIVGLPDAALLPLWKHQFPKLVTALTEAADEELDACISAAKAALDADVPGLAALPDWDVALRDAVRVLRVLRNSWKSDEADRFVDKLRALTLLEETEAARFQGAHRLANLERFFSRLRSNLSDPALDPVIAVRALRRAIEERPKEEEAQPGDETLDAIRILTVHKAKGLTFDHVYVMGLHGAFGGRGADEGPACDAGKVDGRWELRLLGVPSLGYDALQGRRAEVSRAEEVRNLYVAMTRPRVRLVMAGRWPEAVEEVPAAKAKSRMDLLAARQVALPDLAGLFAAAAKEDAEAFDEAGARWVMPAPREETRRLKESAGTVAGEAVAREEQALIEKARAEAREEMARPFTGTASGRAKTEKPSEERAAQEDEGEAAQAPLAPALPSIIGKAVHQAMECFDISADPDTEHARQRDLLEDYVADAGSESLRAPALNEAQKIWDGLKGAALLEKLREVEIIGRELPLLLAPREGVAGEPVGACIGTIDLLYRDPADGAYVIADHKSDNLTDDAGMEERAIKYRAQGEVYVEAIAKGLCRQGDPPPRFELWFLRAGKIVQVPMNGDTTPPPAPMAPKKKSSEQGSLF